In Ilumatobacter fluminis, the following proteins share a genomic window:
- a CDS encoding O-methyltransferase encodes MRWIQMDDSVFEYVQRHANPSHDPVSEQLAATTQERWADRAGMNIGPDQGHFLEMMVAITGAELVVEVGTFTGMSALWMARALPEHGRMVCFDITDQYLDIATEAWDAAGVTDRIEMVIGPAADRIAEYDFDRPIDLAFVDADKPGYQSYLDLLLPRLSDRGVIVVDNVLWSGAVVGDEAQDESTVALRAFNDGVAERDDVVAVMLPIGDGVTMIRRR; translated from the coding sequence ATGCGTTGGATCCAGATGGACGATTCGGTCTTCGAGTACGTGCAGCGGCACGCGAACCCGTCGCACGACCCGGTGAGCGAGCAGCTCGCCGCCACGACCCAGGAGCGCTGGGCCGACCGCGCCGGGATGAACATCGGCCCCGATCAGGGTCACTTCCTGGAGATGATGGTCGCGATCACCGGCGCCGAGCTGGTGGTCGAGGTGGGCACCTTCACCGGCATGTCGGCGCTGTGGATGGCACGAGCGCTCCCCGAGCACGGACGGATGGTCTGCTTCGACATCACCGACCAGTACCTCGACATCGCCACCGAGGCGTGGGACGCGGCCGGGGTCACCGATCGCATCGAGATGGTGATCGGCCCGGCGGCCGACCGCATCGCCGAGTACGACTTCGACCGACCGATCGACCTCGCCTTCGTCGACGCCGACAAGCCGGGCTACCAGTCGTACCTCGACCTGCTCCTCCCCCGCCTGTCCGACCGTGGCGTGATCGTGGTCGACAACGTGCTGTGGAGCGGCGCCGTGGTGGGCGACGAAGCACAGGACGAGTCGACGGTCGCGCTGCGCGCCTTCAACGACGGCGTCGCCGAGCGCGACGACGTGGTCGCCGTGATGCTGCCGATCGGCGACGGCGTCACGATGATCCGCCGCCGCTGA
- a CDS encoding type II toxin-antitoxin system PemK/MazF family toxin has translation MVIRRGDVWWADLGEPAGSGPGRRRPVVVVSSDSFNRSRIGTVLVAVITSNTALAAAPGNVELDRGDVGLDNDSVVNVSQLTTLDKRTLTDRSGELSLAKLDELDAGLRLALALD, from the coding sequence GTGGTGATTCGACGGGGCGATGTCTGGTGGGCCGACCTCGGCGAACCCGCCGGATCCGGCCCGGGGCGTCGGCGACCCGTGGTCGTCGTGTCGTCCGACTCGTTCAACCGGAGCCGGATCGGCACGGTGCTCGTCGCCGTGATCACCTCGAACACGGCCCTCGCCGCTGCACCCGGGAACGTCGAACTCGACCGAGGTGACGTCGGGCTCGACAACGACTCCGTCGTCAACGTGAGTCAGCTCACGACACTCGACAAGCGAACGCTCACCGATCGCTCGGGCGAGTTGTCGCTCGCGAAGCTCGACGAACTCGACGCTGGCCTCCGCCTCGCACTCGCTCTCGACTGA
- a CDS encoding ChpI protein, protein MKTAVSIPDALFEAADALARERRVSRSALYAEALAMLLASAGDDDVTRQLDALYADSSVPVDPIVAVANSTLAAEPW, encoded by the coding sequence GTGAAAACGGCGGTGTCGATTCCCGATGCACTGTTCGAGGCGGCCGACGCCTTGGCGCGCGAGCGCCGCGTCAGCCGATCAGCGCTCTACGCCGAGGCGCTGGCGATGCTCCTGGCGTCGGCCGGTGACGACGACGTCACGCGACAACTCGATGCGCTGTATGCCGATTCGTCGGTGCCGGTCGATCCGATCGTGGCGGTCGCCAACTCGACGCTCGCAGCCGAGCCGTGGTGA